Proteins encoded in a region of the Triticum dicoccoides isolate Atlit2015 ecotype Zavitan chromosome 3A, WEW_v2.0, whole genome shotgun sequence genome:
- the LOC119272189 gene encoding uncharacterized protein LOC119272189: MQLLQEFTSGAMGSFQKDAPFQASHASFKRGARVADDDDDDDEKIPADDLGAARAAPFGRRSRASSSVTDMSSNASINYGKSARQDRFGSESFWCGAFCMHLPGLSRRRPIMQQQQSMSLSEPDAPASTARPDEPTRSGAVSKAASMERFGHSSSSSGMVFGGRVDAEEDDQEVSAYFDLPLELLRSSSVDMESPVTAAFVFDSSRGRGKSMLPDLDFSFPAPPAFSSPSPSSRRA, from the coding sequence ATGCAGCTCCTGCAAGAGTTCACCTCAGGTGCCATGGGTTCTTTCCAAAAAGACGCTCCATTCCAGGCCTCCCATGCGTCCTTCAAGAGAGGAGCTCGTGTGgcagacgatgacgacgatgatgatgagaagATTCCCGCGGACGATCTCGGCGCGGCCAGGGCCGCGCCATTCGGCCGGCGATCCCGCGCGAGCTCGTCGGTCACCGACATGTCGAGCAACGCGTCCATCAACTACGGGAAGTCGGCGCGGCAGGACAGGTTCGGCAGCGAGAGCTTCTGGTGCGGCGCCTTCTGCATGCACCTGCCCGGCCTGTCCAGGCGGCGGCCGATCATGCAGCAGCAGCAGTCCATGAGCCTGAGCGAGCCGGACGCCCCGGCGAGCACGGCCAGGCCTGACGAGCCTACCCGGAGCGGCGCGGTGTCCAAGGCGGCTTCCATGGAGAGGTTCGGCCACAGCTCGTCGTCCTCCGGCATGGTGTTCGGCGGCCGCGTGGACGCGGAGGAGGACGACCAGGAGGTGTCGGCCTACTTCGACCTGCCGCTGGAGCTGCTCCGGAGCAGCAGCGTCGACATGGAGTCGCCCGTCACGGCGGCGTTCGTCTTCGACAGCAGCCGGGGCCGGGGCAAGAGCATGCTGCCGGACCTCGACTTTAGTTTCCCGGCGCCGCCTGCTTTCTCGAGTCCCTCTCCGTCGTCGCGACGGGCCTGA